One genomic region from Leptospira tipperaryensis encodes:
- the coaE gene encoding dephospho-CoA kinase (Dephospho-CoA kinase (CoaE) performs the final step in coenzyme A biosynthesis.), with product MQSSSSGKKAFLVGITGMIGGGKSTATKILAELGAFTIQADQLAKRYTAPDSPILEELVELLGSEILDGEGKPDRKKIAELVFHDPKKLEGLNRLIHPRVRKDFLKILETDALGKLVIWEVPLLFETDAYTLCDATVAVDSDPEESISRTVSRDGVTKEDVLARIANQLPLLEKLKRADYTIRNRGNLETLREECKNLYATLLGRML from the coding sequence ATGCAGAGTTCGAGTTCTGGAAAAAAGGCCTTCTTGGTCGGAATCACCGGAATGATCGGAGGCGGAAAGAGTACCGCGACAAAAATTTTGGCGGAGTTGGGTGCCTTTACAATCCAAGCCGATCAACTCGCCAAACGTTATACGGCGCCGGACTCTCCCATACTCGAAGAACTGGTCGAACTCTTAGGGTCGGAGATCCTGGATGGCGAAGGAAAACCTGATCGGAAAAAAATCGCCGAACTCGTCTTCCATGATCCTAAAAAACTGGAAGGACTCAATCGATTGATTCATCCGAGGGTTCGTAAAGACTTCTTGAAGATTCTGGAAACGGACGCCTTGGGCAAACTCGTGATCTGGGAAGTCCCTCTTCTTTTTGAAACGGATGCATATACACTCTGCGACGCGACGGTCGCCGTAGATTCGGATCCTGAAGAATCGATTTCGAGAACCGTATCGAGAGACGGGGTAACAAAAGAGGACGTTTTGGCAAGAATTGCGAACCAACTCCCCCTTTTGGAAAAGCTAAAAAGAGCCGATTATACAATTAGAAACAGAGGGAATTTAGAAACACTCAGAGAAGAATGTAAGAATCTCTATGCGACTCTGTTAGGAAGAATGTTATGA
- a CDS encoding SPOR domain-containing protein produces MKEKIFYVINLDNKRILILSLFLLGLLFSFFFLGVSVGKKRGGNSGEESLTLNDIKNQEIQSGIPFSEPGQIPTEGNNAVASAEIPPATTNSPSNSKKQDSVTFKNIPPATEVVEFKKSGTTPSASVDKENKSAPETLSVKEPESSKESKKIRKNVEKKSKRISKSSSEEESNGFTLQVAAFKDKEKADELKKSISGKDKNGKATVKRSRNGYYTVRFGSASSKKEAEGLSKMLPAKLRSGAIIVKD; encoded by the coding sequence ATGAAAGAAAAAATATTTTATGTGATCAATCTGGACAATAAGAGAATTCTAATTCTCTCTTTATTTTTACTCGGACTTTTATTTTCGTTTTTTTTCTTAGGAGTTTCAGTCGGAAAAAAACGCGGAGGAAATTCGGGAGAAGAATCCTTAACGTTAAACGACATCAAAAACCAAGAAATACAGAGTGGAATTCCATTCTCAGAGCCGGGTCAAATTCCTACGGAAGGAAACAACGCGGTTGCATCTGCGGAGATTCCACCGGCGACAACAAATTCTCCTTCAAATTCTAAAAAACAAGATTCCGTAACGTTTAAAAACATTCCTCCCGCAACCGAGGTGGTTGAGTTTAAAAAATCGGGAACTACCCCGTCCGCATCCGTAGACAAAGAAAACAAATCCGCACCGGAAACGTTGTCTGTAAAAGAGCCGGAAAGTTCCAAAGAATCTAAAAAAATCAGAAAGAACGTAGAAAAAAAATCAAAAAGAATTTCTAAATCATCTTCAGAAGAAGAATCAAACGGTTTTACTCTTCAAGTCGCGGCGTTTAAAGACAAAGAAAAAGCTGACGAATTAAAAAAATCAATTTCAGGAAAGGATAAAAACGGAAAAGCAACCGTCAAAAGATCAAGAAACGGATATTATACGGTACGTTTTGGCTCCGCATCGTCTAAAAAAGAAGCAGAAGGCCTTTCGAAAATGCTGCCTGCAAAATTGAGATCGGGGGCCATCATAGTCAAGGATTGA
- a CDS encoding FFLEELY motif protein yields the protein MDPKVLELTRKAVVSATIERLRTTYSDLLIIKGYDGIPNFFEYNLYSPTNKEERDNALESLYEKLKTVAGKSMTDNIHQIILLNRLTDSLDYDTAKVVIDNNLMEDGVISRDNLYAAMGEADRFEERKQQIQMVGNTLRFFFSLSKLPMIKLVMAPIKVAASMVGATSLVETMEAGYDLSSKIKDLNPFIEAFVDRETKLIGKLEIGSPVSELRA from the coding sequence ATGGATCCAAAGGTGTTAGAGCTAACGCGTAAAGCAGTTGTAAGCGCGACAATAGAAAGGCTTCGCACAACGTATTCTGATCTTCTTATCATAAAAGGATACGATGGGATTCCGAATTTTTTTGAGTACAATTTGTATTCTCCTACCAATAAGGAAGAAAGAGACAACGCCTTAGAAAGCCTTTACGAAAAGTTGAAAACGGTCGCGGGTAAATCCATGACCGACAACATTCATCAGATTATTCTCCTAAATCGCCTAACGGACTCTCTCGACTACGACACCGCTAAAGTGGTGATCGACAATAATTTAATGGAAGACGGTGTAATTTCCAGAGACAATCTTTACGCCGCAATGGGCGAAGCAGATCGTTTTGAAGAAAGAAAACAACAGATTCAGATGGTCGGCAATACCCTTCGTTTTTTCTTTTCTCTTTCCAAACTTCCTATGATCAAACTCGTGATGGCTCCGATCAAGGTTGCCGCGTCTATGGTCGGAGCGACTTCCTTAGTGGAAACTATGGAAGCGGGTTATGATTTATCCAGTAAGATCAAGGATCTCAATCCATTTATCGAAGCATTCGTGGATAGGGAAACCAAACTCATCGGAAAGCTGGAGATCGGAAGTCCGGTCAGCGAACTTCGCGCGTAA
- a CDS encoding MBOAT family O-acyltransferase, producing the protein MLFNSIHFLVFYPIVAVSYFLLPFRFRWILLLLASCYFYMAFIPAYILILAFTIVLDYYLAIWIENASGPKRRTFLILSLSSNIGILIFFKYFNFLLNNTGVLYKFLFSSEMPVSPLEIILPIGLSFHTFQSMGYIVEVYQGKIKAERHLGYYWVYVMFFPQLVAGPIERAHHLMTQFHQEHKLIFQNVENGLKYIVYGFFMKLFIADRLSVFVDAMYNQPSEKSGADLLVATYFFAFQIYCDFAGYSNIAIGTAKILGIDLMKNFDRPYFSSSVSEFWGRWHISLSSWFRDYVYIPLGGNRVSTSRHISNLLIVFALSGIWHGANWTFVIWGLLNGIYLALEVLFRKVFTNEKAKHNWFRIFGVIFTFHCILFSWVYFRASSVGVAHQILARILDFSSGESLDLIVEFQKKAGVFAIFLFLILEGIFPFWEKNKEGWKKYGDWAVAGLFVALIFTGGVFYGSSFIYFQF; encoded by the coding sequence ATGCTCTTTAATTCAATTCACTTTCTCGTATTCTATCCCATCGTAGCGGTTTCTTATTTTCTCCTTCCATTCCGTTTTCGTTGGATTCTCCTCCTGCTCGCGAGTTGTTATTTTTACATGGCCTTCATACCGGCCTACATTCTTATCCTCGCGTTTACGATTGTCTTGGATTATTATCTCGCGATCTGGATTGAAAACGCATCCGGACCCAAAAGAAGAACTTTTTTGATTTTGAGTCTTTCGTCAAACATAGGGATTCTTATCTTTTTCAAATACTTCAACTTTTTGCTAAACAATACGGGAGTTCTTTATAAATTTCTTTTTTCCTCGGAGATGCCCGTATCTCCTCTTGAGATCATCCTTCCGATCGGTTTGTCTTTTCATACGTTTCAGTCCATGGGTTATATCGTGGAAGTCTATCAAGGAAAAATCAAAGCCGAAAGACATCTCGGATACTATTGGGTTTATGTAATGTTCTTCCCTCAGTTGGTCGCCGGTCCGATCGAAAGGGCGCATCATCTGATGACTCAGTTTCATCAGGAACACAAACTGATCTTTCAAAACGTAGAAAACGGATTAAAATACATAGTTTACGGTTTCTTTATGAAGCTCTTTATCGCGGATCGCCTTTCGGTTTTCGTAGACGCGATGTACAATCAACCTTCGGAAAAATCCGGAGCCGATCTTTTGGTCGCCACTTACTTCTTCGCATTTCAGATTTATTGCGACTTCGCCGGATATTCCAATATCGCAATCGGAACCGCAAAGATTCTGGGGATCGATTTGATGAAGAATTTTGATCGTCCTTATTTTTCTTCAAGCGTCTCCGAGTTTTGGGGACGCTGGCATATTTCTCTTTCTTCTTGGTTTCGGGATTACGTTTATATTCCGTTAGGCGGGAATCGAGTATCTACTTCCCGGCATATTAGCAATCTCTTAATCGTTTTCGCGCTCTCGGGAATCTGGCACGGAGCCAATTGGACCTTCGTAATCTGGGGGCTTTTGAACGGAATCTATCTCGCCTTGGAAGTTCTCTTCCGAAAAGTTTTTACGAATGAAAAAGCGAAACACAATTGGTTCCGAATTTTCGGAGTCATCTTTACGTTTCACTGTATTCTTTTTAGCTGGGTCTATTTTCGTGCGAGCTCGGTCGGGGTCGCGCATCAGATTCTCGCGAGAATTTTGGATTTTTCCTCCGGAGAATCTTTGGACCTCATCGTGGAGTTTCAAAAAAAGGCCGGAGTTTTTGCGATCTTTCTCTTTTTAATTTTAGAAGGGATCTTTCCTTTCTGGGAAAAAAACAAAGAGGGTTGGAAAAAATACGGGGACTGGGCGGTTGCGGGTTTGTTCGTCGCGTTGATCTTTACGGGAGGAGTGTTCTATGGATCCAGCTTCATCTACTTCCAGTTCTAA